The following proteins are co-located in the Leishmania major strain Friedlin complete genome, chromosome 30 genome:
- a CDS encoding putative Pyridoxal kinase, translating to MSDDKHVLSIQSHVTHGYVGNKAATFPLQLHGFDVDAINTVSLSNHSGYPVIKGHRMDLEEFNTIMEGLRANDFLSDYAYVLTGYINNRDIVQQVAATVTEIREARQKQGKKDVVFFCDPVMGDDGRLYCKEEVVEAYRELLSHADVATPNYFEASILSTVEVKDLASAIEAANWFHTQGTPTVVIKSFAMADDPTHLRFLLSYRDKATGSTKRYTGVVPYHEGRYTGTGDVFAASLVVFAHSDPMDLAVGKAMGVLQDLIKATIERGGSGNATLSSRELRVTSYPDQLQHPSSVALVTPLP from the coding sequence ATGTCGGATGATAAGCACGTGCTGTCGATTCAGTCTCATGTGACACACGGGTATGTGGGCAACAAGGCCGCTACGTttccgctgcagctccacgGTTTCGACGTCGATGCCATCAACACGGTGAGCCTGTCGAACCACAGCGGTTATCCAGTCATCAAGGGTCATCGCATGGATCTCGAGGAGTTCAACACTATCATGGAGGGCCTGCGCGCCAACGACTTCTTGAGCGACTACGCGTATGTGCTGACCGGGTACATCAACAACAGGGACATCGTCCAACAAGTGGCAGCAACCGTCACCGAGATTCGAGAGGCGCGTCAGAAGCAAGGTAAGAAGGATGTCGTATTCTTCTGTGACCCCGTGATGGGCGATGACGGGAGACTTTACTGCAAGGAGGAAGTGGTGGAGGCGTACAGAGAGCTGCTCAGCCATGCGGACGTTGCAACGCCGAACTACTTTGAGGCGTCGATCCTGAGCACTGTGGAGGTGAAGGATCTCGCGTCGGCGATCGAGGCCGCTAATTGGTTTCACACGCAGGGCACACCTACCGTGGTGATTAAGTCCTTCGCAATGGCAGACGACCCGACGCACCTTCGCTTCTTGCTCTCTTACCGCGACAAGGCGACCGGGTCCACGAAGCGCTACACGGGGGTGGTGCCGTACCACGAGGGGCGCTACACGGGGACGGGTGACGTCTTTGCCGCCTCGCTGGTGGTGTTTGCGCACAGCGACCCCATGGATTTGGCAGTCGGCAAGGCCATGGGGGTGTTGCAGGATCTTATCAAGGCCACAATTGAGCGCGGCGGCTCTGGCAACGCGACGCTGAGCTCGCGTGAGCTGCGCGTGACGAGCTACCCGgaccagctgcagcatccGTCCTCCGTGGCTCTGGTGACACCGTTGCCgtag
- a CDS encoding putative vacuolar assembly protein vps41, whose amino-acid sequence MKRHDSAGDASASPSPLAPLPAPVQEADHAHDGSRTSSSSSTPASHHTLEKRETASCGRTRHSFPGGGENAGDDGVDGTENDSYTSYYEYDSSYDEENSNFVHSDKCRGSDSVDDDRFSTAASLLPQEDLLRFLSYTLAGAALKDHRLMAMEAFRHILVLGTNQGTVAVVEPSSGKLKEVYTNHHEPICDVDCTINELYIAACDKAGYVTIQSRRDVKDVWMAELSGPIESVALHPLYHKMDSCPMVCGGATKVLLLTKGVLWSNSRRVTTLQEGRGRIHKVRWCHTAAVDVVAWLSDAEITLYNMKSGAVARRVSLPGLPAQNALYPPTLRWEHNLSRDPTAAATSAATLLCGWGDVVQEVQLHADPHVRRLSGGGLFSVDRSPRSTLLQGGWRGTSSSPFPLRASFGSAAPASSPSPTTVAEAAGRAPCVVELRTSQPLRPSTTLFPYRVCGIAPYGPQRYVVLAGIVEGGTEGVLKDLEVRVVDRDSLTDVYRGRMPIRFIHPLQLRLTYLEFLPSLAAKPAPAASLPQLALPTDPLAPSPMMQYFILSVDTIVKAVPSDIDDHVEFLLCTSQFECAYRYAAAHARQLRRHVLEHVGQQWLMHLFHNRSTEEGALLKIVELLPELIPRDNSAAWEQWIYRLDTCGESWRLIALLPASTGASAEYKVTSTQDMQEEQDAYAEHADAAARSLPRPVATLQTPIQREYYDLVLLRCLRHDPSLFFAALHKFYTLFSVPVVLKATEVVYREQCAAAAWWEGDSSDEEKNDNDDKHVQTRDVTASNASPTLNTASADQSGVPPGAPASPPPTTPQGTSEETSAPRAASDPSQLTTAGAGAASAPSMSRTSRWSLVASYGFLLRCARRHEEALQVLLHLPASPRSDREVFGLIRDQQLFHKARELLPELLHRREDATLQLLMEHVAEATGRNGVTDGGDAALVSQVVAAEADGTAPSSPSLDALQYGSAQDPLCTESVISCLEKSDRLHLLRYLNLVQRRYPEVFAQAAKRHAQLVATLYIDYDRPSLLPFLKQMSMYVERIRELHALCHKHHFLEEEIFLLFRMGREDEALRILLERMHDLRRALKFVVTVPDLEEQAALFTRLVDYTVAYNASLPTGSLDSANTATGGAGARMRYVMHHTKPNETYASIAEQYHVALEDVCKANGVAGASGSAVSPPLSAAVEASKRCTSCSSPLQGQGEAQRRASCDADASKDLPAPPPQCVVPLNLFGDLLRILAEPPFMEHPALDVRLVLPKLPSREPILHAGPSIAAIAHAMAEEIAFFSTVCKVGENDLMGYYGQLLKRRTAAIAMGRPRHPAESGTTAINEAATTPRHAAAELAEGSSVVHRCAACRQLLAQRVVVFACQHMYHPACVLQYLRKSPTDAFTGGGGAAFGGRAGGAVPVMRDGAALALPVTSTAAAGAETMEAQLRKLPVYCRACRQHSGEQS is encoded by the coding sequence ATGAAGCGCCACGATagcgccggcgacgccagCGCGAGCCCGTCGCCACtggcgccgttgccggcgCCTGTGCAAGAAGCCGACCACGCGCACGACGGCAGCCggacgagcagcagcagcagcactcctGCCTCTCACCACACGCttgaaaagagagagactgCCAGCTGCGGCCGTACTCGGCATAGCTTccccggtggcggcgagaacgccggcgacgatggcgtAGACGGCACGGAGAACGACAGCTACACGAGTTACTACGAGTACGACAGCAGCTATGACGAGGAGAATAGTAATTTTGTTCACAGCGACAAATGCcgtggcagcgacagcgtaGATGACGACCGATTCTCGACGGCGGCCTCTCTGCTACCGCAGGAGGATCTCTTGCGATTTCTCAGCTACACGCTTGCCGGGGCCGCGCTGAAGGATCACCGACTCATGGCGATGGAAGCGTTCCGCCACATCCTTGTACTCGGCACGAACCAGGGAACCGTCGCAGTCGTCGAGCCGTCCTCCGGCAAACTCAAGGAGGTGTACACGAACCATCACGAACCGATCTGCGATGTAGACTGCACCATCAACGAGCTCTACATAGCGGCATGCGACAAGGCCGGGTATGTCACGATTCAAAGCCGTCGTGATGTGAAGGACGTGTGGATGGCGGAGCTGAGCGGTCCGATCGAGTCTGTCGCCCTGCACCCGCTATACCACAAGATGGACAGCTGTCCGATGGTGTGCGGCGGGGCGACCAAGGTACTCCTGCTCACCAAAGGTGTGCTGTGGAGCAACAGTCGGCGTGTCACGACTCTGCAGGAAGGACGCGGGCGCATTCACAAGGTCCGCTGGTGTCACACGGCCGCGGTCGACGTTGTCGCGTGGCTATCTGACGCGGAGATAACGCTCTACAACATGAAGAGCGGGGCCGTGGCGCGCCGCGTTTCTTTGCCCGGCCTCCCAGCACAGAACGCCTTGTACCCACCCACGCTGCGATGGGAGCACAATTTGTCGAGGGACCCGACCGCAGCTGCCACCTCGGCGGCCACGTTGCTGTGTGGATGGGGCGACGTGGTGCAAGAGGTCCAGCTGCACGCCGACCCTCACGTGCGTCGACTCAGCGGCGGGGGCCTTTTCAGTGTAGATCGGTCGCCTCGCTCCACCTTGTTGCAAGGTGGATGGCGAGGCACGTCCTCATCGCCATtcccgctgcgcgcgtcaTTCGGCAGTGCTGCTCCGGCATCATCGCCATCACCAACCACCGTGGCTGAGGCGGCTGGGCGGGCGCCGTGCGTTGTAGAGCTGCGCACGTCACAGCCACTGCGACCGAGCACTACCTTGTTCCCTTACCGAGTCTGCGGCATTGCCCCCTATGGACCGCAGCGGTACGTGGTTCTGGCAGGCATCGTGGAGGGCGGCACGGAGGGGGTGCTGAAGGACTTGGAAGTGCGCGTGGTGGACCGCGACTCCTTGACCGACGTCTACCGTGGTCGCATGCCCATCCGCTTCATCCATCCATTGCAGCTTCGTCTCACCTATCTCGAGTTTCTGCCATCGCTCGCTGCGAAGCCGGCGcctgcggcgtcgctgccccAGCTCGCCTTGCCAACGGACCCGTTGGCACCGTCTCCCATGATGCAGTACTTCATCCTTTCCGTCGACACAATCGTGAAGGCGGTGCCGTCCGACATTGATGACCACGTCGAGTTCCTGCTGTGCACAAGTCAGTTTGAATGCGCCTACCGGTACGCCGCGGCACATGCGCgtcagctgcggcggcacgtCCTGGAGCACGTGGGACAGCAGTGGCTCATGCATCTCTTTCACAACCGTagcacggaggagggggcgttGCTGAAGATTGTCGAGCTGCTCCCGGAGCTGATTCCGCGTGACAACAGCGCTGCGTGGGAGCAGTGGATCTACCGCCTCGACACATGTGGTGAGTCGTGGCGGCTCATCGCGCTCCTGCCAGCCAGCACGGGTGCCTCCGCCGAGTACAAGGTGACCAGCACGCAGGACatgcaggaggagcaggacGCGTATGCCGAGCACGCTGACGCCGCGGCTCGgtccctccctcgcccagTCGCCACCCTGCAGACGCCGATTCAGCGGGAGTACTACGATCTGGTGCTGCTTCGCTGCCTCCGCCACGACCCGAGCCTCTTCTTTGCCGCGTTACACAAGTTTTACACACTTTTCAGCGTGCCTGTCGTACTCAAGGCGACGGAGGTGGTGTACCGAGagcagtgcgccgccgccgcctggtgggagggcgacagcagcgacgaggagaagAACGATAACGACGACAAGCATGTGCAGACAAGGGACGTGACGGCGTCTAACGCGAGTCCTACACTCAACACCGCCTCTGCTGATCAAAGTGGCGTGCCGCCGGGGGCGccagcttctcctccgccgaCTACTCCGCAAGGCACTTCGGAGGAGACGAGCGCCCCAAGGGCAGCCTCGGATCCATCTCAGTTGACCACGGCaggtgccggcgctgcgtctGCCCCGTCGATGAGCCGAACATCGCGGTGGTCGTTGGTGGCCAGCTACGGCTTCCTTCTCCGATGCGCACGCCggcacgaggaggcgctgcaagTGTTACTGCACTTGCCTGCCTCTCCACGCAGCGACCGTGAAGTGTTTGGCCTCATCCGTGACCAGCAGCTTTTCCACAAGGCGCGCGAGCTGCTTCCCGAGTTGCTGCACAGAAGGGAAGACGCTACTTTGCAGCTGCTCATGGAGCACGTGGCAGAAGCGACAGGTCGCAACGGCGTAACAgacggcggtgacgcggCACTGGTCTCCCAAGTTGTCGCCGCAGAAGCTGATGGCACCGCGCCAtcttcgccgtcgctggaTGCGTTGCAGTACGGCTCTGCACAGGACCCACTCTGCACCGAGTCCGTCATCAGCTGCCTCGAGAAGAGCGATcggctgcacctgctgcgctaTCTAAACCTCGTCCAAAGGCGTTACCCGGAGGTGTTTGCTCAAGCAGCGAAGCGGCACGCCCAGCTGGTGGCGACACTTTACATCGACTACGACCGCCCCTCCCTGCTCCCATTTCTCAAGCAGATGTCCATGTACGTGGAGCGCATTCGTGAGCTGCACGCGCTCTGCCACAAACACCACTTCCTCGAAGAGGAGATCTTTCTGCTGTTTCGCATGGGccgcgaggacgaggcgctgcgcatccTTCTGGAAAGGATGCACGACCTCCGACGCGCCTTGAAGTTTGTCGTCACCGTCCCCGATCTCgaggagcaggcggcgctgttCACGCGACTTGTCGACTACACCGTCGCGTACAACGCGAGCCTGCCAACGGGCAGCCTCGACAGCGCAAATACCGCCACGGGCGGGGCTGGGGCTCGGATGCGCTACGTGATGCACCACACCAAACCAAACGAAACGTATGCGTCAATCGCGGAGCAGTACCATGTTGCGCTGGAGGACGTGTGCAAGGCGAATGGCGTGGCAGGCGCGTCCGGCAGCGCTGTCTCGCCACCACTGTCTGCCGCCGTGGAGGCCTCGAAGAGGTGCACGAGTTGCAGCTCACCCTTGCAGGGCCAAGGAGAAGCCCAGCGGCGCGCATCCTGCGATGCGGACGCCTCGAAAGACCTGCCGGCTCCACCGCCACAGTGCGTTGTGCCGCTCAACCTCTTCGGCGACCTCCTCAGGATCCTTGCAGAGCCGCCGTTCATGGAGCATCCCGCGTTGGATGTGCGACTCGTTCTGCCGAAGCTTCCGAGCCGTGAGCCCATCCTGCACGCCGGGCCCAGCATTGCTGCCATCGCACACGCCATGGCGGAGGAGATTGCGTTTTTCTCCACCGTATGCAAGGTTGGCGAGAATGACTTGATGGGCTACTATgggcagctgctgaagcgaCGCACGGCGGCCATCGCGATGGGTCGACCTCGCCACCCTGCCgagagcggcaccaccgccatcaaCGAGGCTGCTACTACGCCCAGACATGCGGCTGCGGAATTGGCAGAGGGCTCATCGGTGGTGCACCGATGCGCAGCTTGCCGCCAGCTGCTTGCGCAGCGGGTGGTTGTCTTTGCGTGTCAGCACATGTACCACCCGGCCTGTGTGCTGCAGTACCTGAGGAAGTCACCGACGGACGCCTTCactggtgggggaggagcggCCTTTGGTGGCCGCGCTGGGGGCGCCGTCCCCGTGatgcgcgacggcgctgcactgGCGTTGCCTGTGACATCcactgcggcggcagggGCGGAGAcgatggaggcgcagctccgcaAACTGCCAGTTTACTGCCGCGCGTGCCGTCAACACTCGGGCGAGCAGAGTTGA
- a CDS encoding putative U3 small nuclear ribonucleoprotein (snRNP), whose translation MRRSVIRTRKEFLERKQHERVHEAIHARKEQFRSAVETATPLPGHLKKDALALKKFTELDDAQTRNLTTTVDDEYANAGQEDPHVLVTTSRNASQKLLEFAKEVRLIVPNAVRMNRGNLSVHQLMDAARKENYTDVLVLQESQGVPDSLIVSHLPLGPTVTFTIHNLVARHDIDGVGTMSEQYPHLVFENFSTKLGIRIKDVLRYLFPVPKADASRVLTFDNENDFISFRHHTFKKEKGKKQVELTEVGPRFELTPYRIVLGTLEMDDAETEWVLQPYMNTAKKRRLL comes from the coding sequence ATGCGCCGTAGCGTCATTCGTACGCGCAAGGAGTTCCTCGAGCGCAAGCAGCACGAGCGCGTCCATGAGGCGATCCACGCACGCAAGGAGCAATTCCGCAGTGCGGTGGAGACGGCCACCCCGCTGCCCGGGCACCTCAAGAaggacgcgctggcgctgaagAAGTTTACAGAACTCGATGACGCGCAAACCCGCAACctgacgacgacggtggaTGACGAGTACGCTAACGCCGGCCAGGAGGACCCGCACGTGCTCGTCACGACGTCCCGCAACGCGTCGCAGAAGCTGCTAGAGTTTGCGAAGGAGGTGCGGCTCATCGTGCCGAATGCCGTGCGCATGAATCGCGGTAACCTCAGTGTGCATCAGCTCATGGACGCGGCCCGGAAGGAAAACTACACAGATGTGTTGGTGCTGCAGGAGTCGCAGGGTGTACCGGATAGTTTGATTGTCTCTCACCTCCCCCTAGGCCCTACCGTGACCTTCACCATTCACAACCTTGTAGCACGCCACGACATCGACGGCGTGGGCACCATGTCAGAGCAGTATCCGCATCTCGTCTTTGAGAACTTCTCCACTAAGCTCGGTATCCGCATAAAGGACGTGCTGCGCTACCTTTTCCCCGTGCCCAAGGCGGACGCATCCCGCGTGCTGACCTTTGACAACGAGAACGACTTTATTAGCTTCCGTCACCACACCTTCAAGAAGGAAAAGGGCAAGAAACAGGTGGAGCTGACGGAGGTGGGGCCGCGGTTTGAGCTGACCCCGTACCGCATCGTGCTTGGCACACTCGAAATGGACGACGCAGAGACGGAAtgggtgctgcagccgtACATGAACACCGCGAAGAAGCGCCGGCTCTTGTAG